In Montipora capricornis isolate CH-2021 chromosome 4, ASM3666992v2, whole genome shotgun sequence, a single genomic region encodes these proteins:
- the LOC138045029 gene encoding neurotrypsin-like: protein MGDKSLYESDEYRDFQRYGNDAKGPFWLNGVYCYGNESNLSQCTIDSHSLGYGCTHGEVLELMCRPSNYKALYPIRLAGSSVPHAGRLEILLHGKWGTVCKRGLHFDKNTQMIACRQLGFGLAIRSSTSWLAPVYSNCPSNEHASGPVWLANVRCYGNESSLDQCPREEEWSSQLHTFCKNHESDVCLVCYNPQYQHSEIAVELRGSEVPYAGRVKVRYLGVWGTLCANDWKTETAEVLCRQLGYKGVELDFLVHNKDFYRAVSIYDVGIGPVWFNGNGCTGHEKTLADCKLRQKEHCSSDDIQLICKVDGISVNEFPVRLGKNKSIEGLVEVFFGGLWGTVGTDKWDLRDALVLCRQLGFGQVHGTYQREVSTKQIFWFGDFECRGSENTLGNCRHKLLARAVHGFKKPLNVFVHCGNDTAANSQTPSPAATFLGPRTRVLATSSETVALDTKTMVPTSTVINFPYTSASTTEEPLCLNKKCQNGGSCQEKKCVCLERFAGVACEIYIGDDSVSLVFKMNLNEWNSTKFRSIVAYALTEYCRTHSCLQEKQSTTRRNQKKAIGFQPDDVIILQGYPKAWQSTKLLNVRLAVKIPKDSKNDVITGETLTQLLANVAPVIQTQMGHIVAYVEHIEITSAPAGASGHESSKKPQTLIFHKSALIALVSAIGIVLLSAAIVVVRYRLRKSRGRSLLKEEDPDHEENIHLVDLKGQFGSNDQRN, encoded by the exons ATGGGAGATAAAAGTTTATACGAAAGTGATGAATACCGAGACTTTCAACGATATGGCAACGACGCAAAGGGACCCTTTTGGTTGAACGGAGTATATTGTTATGGAAACGAAAGCAACCTATCACAATGTACGATCGACAGTCACAGCTTAGGATACGGGTGCACTCATGGGGAAGTACTGGAATTGATGTGTCGACCAAGCAATTATAAAGCAC TATATCCAATTCGTTTGGCTGGATCGTCAGTGCCTCATGCTGGTCGGCTTGAAATTCTACTTCATGGAAAGTGGGGAACAGTATGTAAGCGAGGCTTACATTTTGACAAGAATACCCAAATGATTGCTTGCAGGCAGCTTGGGTTTGGCTTGGCTATCAG GTCATCGACTAGCTGGTTAGCTCCAGTGTATTCCAACTGTCCCTCCAATGAGCATGCGTCAGGTCCAGTATGGCTGGCAAATGTTCGGTGCTATGGAAATGAAAGTTCATTGGACCAGTGCCCAAGGGAAGAAGAATGGAGCAGTCAATTGCATACCTTCTGCAAAAATCATGAATCAGATGTCTGTTTAGTGTGCTATAATCCTCAATATCAACACTCGG AAATTGCTGTTGAGTTGCGTGGTTCGGAAGTACCTTATGCTGGCCGAGTAAAAGTACGTTATCTTGGAGTCTGGGGAACTCTGTGTGCAAACGATTGGAAAACCGAGACAGCTGAAGTTCTTTGTCGACAACTTGGTTATAAAGGCGTTGAACTGGATTTTCTGGTCCACAATAAAGACTTTTACCGGGCAGTGAGTATCTATGACGTGGGTATAGGACCTGTGTGGTTCAATGGTAATGGATGCACAGGCCATGAAAAGACGCTGGCTGATTGTAAGTTACGGCAAAAAGAGCATTGTAGCAGCGATGACATCCAACTGATTTGTAAAGTAGACGGCATTTCTGTTAATG AATTTCCTGTCAGACTGGGCAAAAACAAATCCATTGAAGGCCTTGTGGAAGTGTTCTTTGGCGGTCTTTGGGGTACTGTAGGAACTGATAAGTGGGACCTAAGGGATGCTTTAGTGTTATGCCGTCAGCTTGGATTCGGTCAAGTCCATGGAACATATCAACGGGAAGTGTCAACAAAGCAAATCTTTTGGTTTGGTGACTTTGAATGTAGAGGGAGTGAGAACACATTGGGAAATTGCAGGCACAAATTGTTGGCCAGGGCAGTCCATGGTTTTAAGAAGCCCTTGAATGTTTTTGTGCATTGCGGCAATGATACAG CTGCAAACAGCCAAACTCCGTCTCCTGCTGCAACTTTTTTAGGTCCTCGGACCAGGGTCTTAGCAACTTCATCTGAAACAGTGGCCCTGGACACTAAAACTATGGTTCCCACGAGTACCGTTATAAACTTTCCGTACACGTCTGCATCAACAACAGAGGAGCCTCTATGTCTCAACAAAAAGTGCCAAAATGGTGGATCTTGCCAAGAGAAGAAGTGTGTGTGTTTAGAAAGGTTTGCTGGTGTTGCTTGCGAGATTTATATCG GAGATGATTCTGTGTCGTTGGTCTTCAAAATGAATTTAAATGAG TGGAATTCTACGAAATTCAGATCGATTGTTGCGTATGCCTTAACGGAATATTGTCGGACCCACTCATGCTTGCAAGaaaaaca GAGTACAACGAGGCGAAATCAAAAAAAGGCGATTGGTTTTCAAcctgatgacgtcatcattcTCCAGGGATATCCAAAAGCGTGGCAAAGCACGAAACTGTTAAATGTCCGCCTGGCCGTCAAAATTCCAAAGGATTCCAAGAATGACGTCATTACCGGCGAAACACTAACTCAGTTGCTCGCTAATGTTGCACCTGTCATTCAAACTCAAATGGGTCATATTGTAGCATACGTAGAGCACATAGAGATCACTTCTGCTCCAGCTGGTGCCTCGGGTCACGAGTCATCGAAAAAACCTCAAACTTTGATTTTCCACAAGTCAGCTCTAATTGCGCTTGTATCAGCTATCGGAATCGTCTTATTATCGGCTGCCATCGTGGTTGTCCGGTACCGCCTACGAAAAAGCAG gGGGAGGTCACTCTTGAAGGAAGAAGATCCTGACCATGAAGAAAACATTCATCTGGTAGATTTAAAAGGACAGTTTGGAAGCAACGATCAGAGgaattaa